Genomic window (Bosea vaviloviae):
GTTCATTATAGCCAGCACTGCTTTCGCTCATGTTTGAATGCCTCCTCGTGAAAGCATCAACGCGCGGCAAGCGTTCCGGTGCCAAAGCTCGCCCATGGGATGCAGATGCGCTCGACCGGTGGTTCGCCCAAACCCGGCATTCCTTCCCAGCCTATGTCCATGGTGCATGCCGACCATGAAGCTTAGCCGTCGGATGCGTGGAATTATCATTAAATTTGAATAGGTTATGTAGAGACGCCAGCGCAGGCTGTTGCTCAACGGCAGCCGGAACCGCAGCCGTCCGCCGTCGTTGATTCTGCGTGGAGCATGAGCGTCCACGGTCTAAAAACCCCCAATGATGGAGTGAGCAATGGCTAATCAGTCAGGCCGCGGCTTTGCCGGCATGGATGATGACAAGCAGCGCGATATCGCCAGCAAGGGCGGGCAGGCCGTGCCTGCCGAGAAGCGCAGCTTCTCGCAGGATCACGATCTGGCCTCCGAGGCTGGAAAGCGTGGCGGCGAAAACAGTCAAGGTGGACGCCAGCACAGCGCGTCCGATTCCGACCGGCGTCAGCAGGGTTCATCTGACGGCCACCGTGGTGGATCCGGCAACTTTGCCGAAGACCGCGAGCGAGCCTCGGAAGCCGGACGAAAGGGCGGCCAGCACTAAGGCCGGCTTTGCCACCGTCCCCGCGGGGACGGTGGCTTTCTCATGCCCCGGGCCATGAGCCGAGCACAGTCTCGACATCGGTTATCGCAAGCTGATGGCTCAAGCGGCTTTCAAACATAGCGATCAGGGCGTCATGCCCCTCATTCGAGGAACTGCAGACGGCATCGCGCACGACCACGACAAAATAACCGAGGTCGATCGCTCCGAGAACCGTCGACAGCACGCACACATCTGTTTCCGCGCCGGAAACCACGAGAGTGTCCGCTGATCGCTGGGCAAGGATGTGGCCCAGCCGTCGCCCCGCAAACGCGGAATAGACTGGTTTGTCGAGCACAAGGGCTGGCGGGGCGAAGCGCGCGAGGGCCGGCATTAAATCGAGCAGCCGGTTGTCGAGGCGGGCGCGCGTCGCGTTCGCCCACTCCTCATAATAGCCCCTCCACGCGCCATGCCCATCGGCGGCCGTATTGGGCGGGATGAACCTCGTGAAGATCGTCCGGCTGGGATCGCGCTCAACCAACGCGGCGCAGTTCGGAAGGACCCGTGACATCCACGGTGTCGGCCAAGGGCCGTCATCGGAAAACAGCATCTGCATATCGATGCACAGATGCACCGATCGCGGGGAGAGCCTCAGATTTTGGGACTGCTGCATTGACCAGCGAAGCGAGCTCACCATCGAAACGGTGGCCGCTTCAGTCCTTTTTGAGCTTGCCGATATTGCCCGGCAATCCGGACACCGACATGTCATCGGGGCGATTCAGTCCCGCGACCGGTTCAGGGCCATGAGAATTTTCGCCCTTGTGCGCTTCGTCCCATTGCCGCAGCTCGGCGACCAACGTCGCCAATTCCTGTGCGGCCGGCGAGCCTTCCGGTGCATCGCTCAAGGCGTTGGCGCGGGCGGCGGCCGCTTCATATTCGGCCTTGTTTGCAATCATGGCACAGCTCCCCATGCGTGATCCACGGTCAACCGACGGCGGGGGCTCCTGTTCCCGAAGAGACCGCGGATCAGCGCCAAGGGCGGGTCCGCGCGGCAGTTCGCGGTCGCCCAAGACTTCGCGCGCCCAAGACTTCGCGGTCGCAAAAGACTTCGCGCTCGCACAGATCAGGACGAGCGTTGGCGGGACGTAAGCCCGCCTCCCGAACCTCGACGAAAACGAGAAGGCCCTCGGTCGAGGCTCGTTTGATGCCATGAGGTCCTGGCCTCGCCTGCCTCCGGTGATGTCGCAGATGAGCGGCGCGAGGACACTCTGCCGGCATGATCGCGGGAACAGATCCGCCTTGCCGTCGTCTTACCTATTGATCGAAGGATTGCACATCGGTCGAAGGATTGCAGCGAGAGCTTACAATGTTGAAGCAGATCGAGGCGGGTTCACTCTCTATCGCCTATGACGAGAGCGGCGATGCATCGGGCTGGCCGGTCGTGCTCTTGCACGGCTTTCCCTACGATATCCTGGCGTATGAAAACGTTTCCCCGCTGCTGGTCGCACGAGGTGCCCGTGTCATCGTGCCTTATTTGCGCGGCTACGGGCCAACGCGTTTCCTTTCCGATTCGACGCTGCGTTCGGGGGAACAGGCAGTGTTGGGTAACGATCTGCGTCTCCTGCTCGATGCGCTCAAGCTCGAGAAAGCCATCCTCGGCGGCTTCGATTGGGGCGGACGCGCCGCCTGTATCGTCGCCGCACTTTGGCCGGAACGCTGCGCCGGCCTCGTGACCGCGAACGGCTACAGTATCCAGAACATCGCAAAATCCCTGGAGCCATCGGCGCCGGAGCGGGAATATGCTCATTGGTACCAATATTATTTCCACAACGAGCGCGGCCGCGCTGGTCTCACGCAAAATCGGCGCGAGATCTGTCGCCTTCTGTGGACCCTGTGGTCGCCAGAGTGGCGCTTCGGGGCCGAGACCTTCGAGCGCAGCGCGTTGGCCTTCGATAACCCGGATTTTGTGGAGGTGGTGATCCACTCCTACCGCCATCGCTACGGCTTGGTGATTGGAGATGCTTCCGTCGCCGGGATCGAACAGGCGCTCGCTGCGCAGCCTGTGATCGCGGTGCCGGCCATTGTGCTCGAAGGTGAAGCTGACACCGTCGATCCGGCGCTCGGCGCCGACGGGCATCGTCGGCATTTCCTGGGGCATTTCGCCCACCGTCTCCTGCCCCATATCGGCCATAACATA
Coding sequences:
- a CDS encoding general stress protein, which gives rise to MDDDKQRDIASKGGQAVPAEKRSFSQDHDLASEAGKRGGENSQGGRQHSASDSDRRQQGSSDGHRGGSGNFAEDRERASEAGRKGGQH
- a CDS encoding cysteine hydrolase family protein, whose amino-acid sequence is MLFSDDGPWPTPWMSRVLPNCAALVERDPSRTIFTRFIPPNTAADGHGAWRGYYEEWANATRARLDNRLLDLMPALARFAPPALVLDKPVYSAFAGRRLGHILAQRSADTLVVSGAETDVCVLSTVLGAIDLGYFVVVVRDAVCSSSNEGHDALIAMFESRLSHQLAITDVETVLGSWPGA
- a CDS encoding alpha/beta fold hydrolase translates to MLKQIEAGSLSIAYDESGDASGWPVVLLHGFPYDILAYENVSPLLVARGARVIVPYLRGYGPTRFLSDSTLRSGEQAVLGNDLRLLLDALKLEKAILGGFDWGGRAACIVAALWPERCAGLVTANGYSIQNIAKSLEPSAPEREYAHWYQYYFHNERGRAGLTQNRREICRLLWTLWSPEWRFGAETFERSALAFDNPDFVEVVIHSYRHRYGLVIGDASVAGIEQALAAQPVIAVPAIVLEGEADTVDPALGADGHRRHFLGHFAHRLLPHIGHNIPQEAPEPFAEAIVALHAQC